A segment of the Gemmatimonadota bacterium genome:
CGGTCGCGGCCTGGGGAGAATGGCCCACCGCGGTGCTGCTGTGGGGCGCGTGGTGGCTGGGCGGTCTGGCAACCTACGGATTGGGCCGGATCCTGGGTGAACGCGTGGCCCGCCTCGCGGTGCCGAGCGAAACCCTGGAGCGCTACACGCGCGTCCTGCGCGATCGAGCCGGCTTCGGCACGATCCTCGTCTTCCAGCTGGCCCTTCCGTCCGAGGTGCCGGGCTATGTGCTGGGGACGCTGCGCTACCGGATGGGCGTCTACCTCGTGGCCCTCGCATTGGCCGAGCTTCCCTACGCGCTGGCCGGCGTGTTCCTGAGCGAAGGGTTCCTGCAGCGTCGCTTCTGGTTGTTGCTACTGGTCGGCGTGGCGCTGGTGACGCTCAGTGCGTTGTCCCTGTCGCGCCTGCGGCGCACGTTGCGCCGTGCGGCAGGGGAATGATCGCACCGCGCACCGCCAGTGCCCCGGGGTGCGCGATCCCAGGAGGCGTCGCTCGCTTCCCTAGGCGTCGCTCC
Coding sequences within it:
- a CDS encoding VTT domain-containing protein, with the translated sequence MPPRPHEGAPSHRRVLVLVLALVALTALAASDRAHTLALDAVRIGEGLIGRHPSAGIVAFVVLSAASAMLAFFSTVPLVPVAVAAWGEWPTAVLLWGAWWLGGLATYGLGRILGERVARLAVPSETLERYTRVLRDRAGFGTILVFQLALPSEVPGYVLGTLRYRMGVYLVALALAELPYALAGVFLSEGFLQRRFWLLLLVGVALVTLSALSLSRLRRTLRRAAGE